The Oscarella lobularis chromosome 9, ooOscLobu1.1, whole genome shotgun sequence genome includes a window with the following:
- the LOC136191663 gene encoding collagen triple helix repeat-containing protein 1-like: MKVGSILHWFLAAQILSLYSVKGNSPKTDQGSTGVCSGIPGIPGTPGHNGLPGRDGLQGQKGSEGARGAKGDKGIVGKTGPKGKGEKGPKGSTGEPGPQGENGTFYSINWKQCVWNREDEKDTGLIQECVFEKRHSSSALKVTYAATTRVYCSSGSCCGRWYVTFNGAECSGPMAIDGVVFVDIHSNVHRPRQIEGFCENISSGLIRVAVHVGNCARFGTSNRSSGWNSVSRIMIEEYLQ, encoded by the exons ATGAAAGTCGGATCAATTCTTCATTGGTTTCTTGCTGCCCAGATACTATCTCTCTACTCTGTCAAAGGAAATTCTCCTAAAACAGATCAG gGTTCGACCGGTGTTTGCTCTGGAATTCCAGGAATTCCCGGGACTCCAGGGCACAACGGATTGCCGGGAAGAGATGGATTGCAAGGAcaaaaaggaagcgaaggagCGAGGGGTGCTAAAGGTGACAAAGGAATTGTTGGAAAGACGGGACCCAAGGGCAAAGGGGAAAAAGGACCGAAAGGTAGTACGGGTGAACCCGGACCAcaaggagaaaacggcacattttattcaataaaCTGGAAGCAGTGTGTCTGGAACAgagaagatgaaaaagacACGGGTCTTATACAG GAATGCGTTTTCGAAAAACGCCACTCGTCCAGCGCTCTCAAAGTAACGTACGCTGCAACGACGAGAGTCTATTGTTCTAGTGGTTCCTGCTGTGGACGTTGGTACGTCACTTTCAACGGAGCGGAATGTTCGGGACCCATGGCAATTGACGGCGTCGTGTTTGTCGATATCCACTCTAACGTTCATCGACCTCGCCAAATAGAAGGTTTCTGCGAGAACATTTCATCCGGATTGATAAGGGTAGCCGTTCACGTGGGAAACTGCGCCCGTTTTGGAACATCAAATCGATCATCCGGATGGAATTCTGTGTCTCGTATAATGATTGAAGAATATCTTCAGTAG
- the LOC136191099 gene encoding uncharacterized protein isoform X1, whose amino-acid sequence MIYRSLFLQDAALMFRSVLLLTLLHVAALNVFYMSSWDSTRVLRESSANDTLIVRLDEPGRMYTATASILYVNIRGCITFGELYSGPAPTSLPWNTLPVISAYWTDSLISDRELSVGIASDSNTLKQFSDDVELAFPAFNLTLSFSNVYIATWNSSKSISFQCVLSVSEEYFFAVLQYENSKVNSTPQPGVIGFDDGHDNYWSPNINTVEVANTVGNLPLHSIKGKYVLDLKKSACSPLEWSSNNYCSFDQKCVANNYDENCEGCLVSQSRFTRSQLQCDSAFYKTNAFWIAIGVALLGVFLLAALIYIVRHKSKQGSFRPEVEGNIQSNGEEDVDVSKYATNPLDSNILAKSKSQRQGLSFPKVSHRQSTGNNTVAEQENMISDRKERFSPQVDEKSPPVSLAWIVGKKATTIEIHELTLTFPAKCLKREKRINISVRRYIHKEDPVYVYTVTPHELVFDKPVTLHLNSKWKDSNSAFLLKRKSHNDDWITVGTFANEKGVSMYEFCDMCPTYKERTAEFGKGFSFNNVSVAAQRDSQFVTLEVNLLADACNDTLQSQREIWKEKAGSRLCGLSAHEILLYEKGEITSAVLTDETTWKTIGRHIKTLDFGSLKLGGIRNLLTCHLRPAEGLSVQEAISRGSPCQVNVKFAESCPKPGHTDDFELSLLFGDRNLDDDVRGGFFKPITESETVQQHASSDVPKSTSGPPTFLAEKDVTFPADKEKIEASMVATDILLPAICSLVDEEWEKLAKMLLLTKRNIEQMRSITCNNASKCNKVIRKWISTKGEYATVGNLITICDFVTDGQICKERIRQKFLKDLTTTDV is encoded by the exons ATGATCTACCGAAGCCTTTTTCTGCAAGACGCTGCTCTAATGTTCCGAAGTGTTTTACTTCTCACTTTGCTTCACGTCGCCGCTCTAAACGTTTTTTACATGAGCAGTTGGGACTCTACGAGGGTTCTAAGAGAATCTTCCGCAAACGATACTCTCATTGTTCGTCTGGATGAACCGGGACGAATGTACACTGCTACAGCTTCAATTCTTTAC GTTAACATTCGTGGATGTATTACGTTTGGTGAACTTTATTCTGGGCCTGCCCCCACTTCTTTGCCTTGGAATACACTTCCTGTGATTTCTGCGTATTGGACCGATTCCCTGATCAGCGACCGAGAATTGAGCGTTGGCATAGCGTCTGACAGTAATACTTTAAAGCAATTTTCAGATGATGTGGAGTTGGCATTTCCAGCCTTTAATCTAACGTTGTCGTTTTCTAATGTATACATAGCAACATGGAATTCAAGCAAG TCGATTTCATTTCAATGCGTTCTGAGCGTGAGTgaagaatatttttttgccGTTTTGCAATACGAAAACAGCAAAGTAAACAGCACTCCTCAGCCAGGGGTCATTGGCTTTGATGACGGTCACGACAATTATTGGTCACCAAATATTAACACGGTTGAAGTAGCAAATACGGTTGGCAATCTTCCTCTTCATTCGATCAAAGGGAAATACGTTTTAGATCTGAAGAAAA GCGCATGTTCGCCTTTAGAATGGAGTTCAAATAACTACTGCAGCTTTGATCAAAAATGCGTTGCAAACAACTACGACGAAAACTGTGAG GGGTGTCTGGTTTCTCAATCGAGGTTTACAAGATCGCAGCTTCAGTGTGATTCTGCATTTTACAAAACTAACGCATTTTGGATTGCCATAGGTGTAGCGTTGCTCGGAGTGTTCCTACTGGCAGCTTTGATATACATTGTAAGGCACAAATCAAAACAAGGGAGCTTTAGGCCAGAAGTTGAAGGAAATATTCAATCAAATGGGGAGGAGGATGTAGACGTATCAAAGTACGCAACAAACCCACTTGATTCGAATATTTTAGCAAAATCAAAGAGCCAGAGACAAGGTTTAAGCTTTCCTAAAGTATCTCATCGTCAAAGCACTGGAAATAATACTGTGGCTGAACAAGAGAACATGATATCTGATAGGAAAgaacgattttctcctcAAGTCGATGAAAAATCTCCTCCTGTTTCTCTCGCCTGGATTGTGGGAAAAAAAGCTACGACAATTGAGATTCATGAACTCACTTTGACGTTTCCAGCAAAGTGTCTCAAACGAGAGAAGCGAATAAATATTTCAGTACGACGCTATATCCACAAAGAGGATCCAGTGTACGTTTACACCGTCACACCGCACGAGCTCGTCTTTGACAAGCCTGTCACTCTGCACCTGAACAGCAAGTGGAAAGATTCCAATAGCGCTTTTCTACTCAAACGCAAGTCCCACAACGACGATTGGATTACTGTAGGAACATTTGCCAACGAAAAAGGAGTTTCAATGTACGAATTTTGCGATATGTGTCCAACGTACAAAGAAAGGACTGCAGAATTCGGCAAAGGATTCTCGTTTAACAACGTTTCAGTAGCTGCTCAGCGGGACAGTCAATTCGTTACGCTCGAAGTCAACTTGCTTGCAGATGCTTGCAATGATACGCTGCAGTCACAG CGTGAGAtttggaaagaaaaagccggAAGTAGGCTCTGCGGATTGAGTGCTCACGAAATACTACTTTACGAAAAAGGAGAGATCACAAGTGCTGTTTTAACTGACGAAACGACTTGGAAGACAATCGGGCGACACATTAAG ACTCTAGATTTTGGTTCTCTCAAACTTGGTGGTATAAGAAATTTGCTGACGTGCCATTTGCGTCCTGCCGAAGGCCTAAGTGTTCAAGAAGCAATTTCTCGAGGATCTCCTTGTCAGGTAAATGTAAAATTTGCAGAAAGCTGTCCGAAGCCCGGACATACAGACGACTTCGAATTATCCTTGTTGTTTGGCGAC CGAAATCTGGATGACGACGTTAGAGGAG GTTTCTTTAAACCAATCACGGAAAGCGAGACAGTGCAA CAACATGCTAGTTCCGACGTTCCAAAATCAACATCAGGCCCGCCAACATTTTTAG CAGAAAAAGATGTTACTTTTCCagcagacaaagaaaaaattgaagcatCTATGGTCGCAACAGATATTTTGCTTCCTGCTATCTGCTCTCTAGTCGATGAAGAGTGGGAAAAGCTAGCCAAAATGCTTCTTCTAACGAAGAGAAATATTGAGCAAATGCGATCTATCACTTGTAACAATGCGTCCAAGTGCAACAAAGTAATTCGAAAATGGATTAGCACTAAAGGCGAATATGCCACAGTGGGAAATCTCATTACAATTTGTGATTTCGTAACTGATGGTCAAatctgcaaagaaagaatCAGACAGAAATTTTTAAAGGACCTAACAACCACTGACGTTTAG
- the LOC136191099 gene encoding uncharacterized protein isoform X2, with translation MIYRSLFLQDAALMFRSVLLLTLLHVAALNVFYMSSWDSTRVLRESSANDTLIVRLDEPGRMYTATASILYVNIRGCITFGELYSGPAPTSLPWNTLPVISAYWTDSLISDRELSVGIASDSNTLKQFSDDVELAFPAFNLTLSFSNVYIATWNSSKSISFQCVLSVSEEYFFAVLQYENSKVNSTPQPGVIGFDDGHDNYWSPNINTVEVANTVGNLPLHSIKGKYVLDLKKSACSPLEWSSNNYCSFDQKCVANNYDENCEGCLVSQSRFTRSQLQCDSAFYKTNAFWIAIGVALLGVFLLAALIYIVRHKSKQGSFRPEVEGNIQSNGEEDVDVSKYATNPLDSNILAKSKSQRQGLSFPKVSHRQSTGNNTVAEQENMISDRKERFSPQVDEKSPPVSLAWIVGKKATTIEIHELTLTFPAKCLKREKRINISVRRYIHKEDPVYVYTVTPHELVFDKPVTLHLNSKWKDSNSAFLLKRKSHNDDWITVGTFANEKGVSMYEFCDMCPTYKERTAEFGKGFSFNNVSVAAQRDSQFVTLEVNLLADACNDTLQSQREIWKEKAGSRLCGLSAHEILLYEKGEITSAVLTDETTWKTIGRHIKTLDFGSLKLGGIRNLLTCHLRPAEGLSVQEAISRGSPCQVNVKFAESCPKPGHTDDFELSLLFGDRNLDDDVRGGFFKPITESETVQQHASSDVPKSTSGPPTFLEKDVTFPADKEKIEASMVATDILLPAICSLVDEEWEKLAKMLLLTKRNIEQMRSITCNNASKCNKVIRKWISTKGEYATVGNLITICDFVTDGQICKERIRQKFLKDLTTTDV, from the exons ATGATCTACCGAAGCCTTTTTCTGCAAGACGCTGCTCTAATGTTCCGAAGTGTTTTACTTCTCACTTTGCTTCACGTCGCCGCTCTAAACGTTTTTTACATGAGCAGTTGGGACTCTACGAGGGTTCTAAGAGAATCTTCCGCAAACGATACTCTCATTGTTCGTCTGGATGAACCGGGACGAATGTACACTGCTACAGCTTCAATTCTTTAC GTTAACATTCGTGGATGTATTACGTTTGGTGAACTTTATTCTGGGCCTGCCCCCACTTCTTTGCCTTGGAATACACTTCCTGTGATTTCTGCGTATTGGACCGATTCCCTGATCAGCGACCGAGAATTGAGCGTTGGCATAGCGTCTGACAGTAATACTTTAAAGCAATTTTCAGATGATGTGGAGTTGGCATTTCCAGCCTTTAATCTAACGTTGTCGTTTTCTAATGTATACATAGCAACATGGAATTCAAGCAAG TCGATTTCATTTCAATGCGTTCTGAGCGTGAGTgaagaatatttttttgccGTTTTGCAATACGAAAACAGCAAAGTAAACAGCACTCCTCAGCCAGGGGTCATTGGCTTTGATGACGGTCACGACAATTATTGGTCACCAAATATTAACACGGTTGAAGTAGCAAATACGGTTGGCAATCTTCCTCTTCATTCGATCAAAGGGAAATACGTTTTAGATCTGAAGAAAA GCGCATGTTCGCCTTTAGAATGGAGTTCAAATAACTACTGCAGCTTTGATCAAAAATGCGTTGCAAACAACTACGACGAAAACTGTGAG GGGTGTCTGGTTTCTCAATCGAGGTTTACAAGATCGCAGCTTCAGTGTGATTCTGCATTTTACAAAACTAACGCATTTTGGATTGCCATAGGTGTAGCGTTGCTCGGAGTGTTCCTACTGGCAGCTTTGATATACATTGTAAGGCACAAATCAAAACAAGGGAGCTTTAGGCCAGAAGTTGAAGGAAATATTCAATCAAATGGGGAGGAGGATGTAGACGTATCAAAGTACGCAACAAACCCACTTGATTCGAATATTTTAGCAAAATCAAAGAGCCAGAGACAAGGTTTAAGCTTTCCTAAAGTATCTCATCGTCAAAGCACTGGAAATAATACTGTGGCTGAACAAGAGAACATGATATCTGATAGGAAAgaacgattttctcctcAAGTCGATGAAAAATCTCCTCCTGTTTCTCTCGCCTGGATTGTGGGAAAAAAAGCTACGACAATTGAGATTCATGAACTCACTTTGACGTTTCCAGCAAAGTGTCTCAAACGAGAGAAGCGAATAAATATTTCAGTACGACGCTATATCCACAAAGAGGATCCAGTGTACGTTTACACCGTCACACCGCACGAGCTCGTCTTTGACAAGCCTGTCACTCTGCACCTGAACAGCAAGTGGAAAGATTCCAATAGCGCTTTTCTACTCAAACGCAAGTCCCACAACGACGATTGGATTACTGTAGGAACATTTGCCAACGAAAAAGGAGTTTCAATGTACGAATTTTGCGATATGTGTCCAACGTACAAAGAAAGGACTGCAGAATTCGGCAAAGGATTCTCGTTTAACAACGTTTCAGTAGCTGCTCAGCGGGACAGTCAATTCGTTACGCTCGAAGTCAACTTGCTTGCAGATGCTTGCAATGATACGCTGCAGTCACAG CGTGAGAtttggaaagaaaaagccggAAGTAGGCTCTGCGGATTGAGTGCTCACGAAATACTACTTTACGAAAAAGGAGAGATCACAAGTGCTGTTTTAACTGACGAAACGACTTGGAAGACAATCGGGCGACACATTAAG ACTCTAGATTTTGGTTCTCTCAAACTTGGTGGTATAAGAAATTTGCTGACGTGCCATTTGCGTCCTGCCGAAGGCCTAAGTGTTCAAGAAGCAATTTCTCGAGGATCTCCTTGTCAGGTAAATGTAAAATTTGCAGAAAGCTGTCCGAAGCCCGGACATACAGACGACTTCGAATTATCCTTGTTGTTTGGCGAC CGAAATCTGGATGACGACGTTAGAGGAG GTTTCTTTAAACCAATCACGGAAAGCGAGACAGTGCAA CAACATGCTAGTTCCGACGTTCCAAAATCAACATCAGGCCCGCCAACATTTTTAG AAAAAGATGTTACTTTTCCagcagacaaagaaaaaattgaagcatCTATGGTCGCAACAGATATTTTGCTTCCTGCTATCTGCTCTCTAGTCGATGAAGAGTGGGAAAAGCTAGCCAAAATGCTTCTTCTAACGAAGAGAAATATTGAGCAAATGCGATCTATCACTTGTAACAATGCGTCCAAGTGCAACAAAGTAATTCGAAAATGGATTAGCACTAAAGGCGAATATGCCACAGTGGGAAATCTCATTACAATTTGTGATTTCGTAACTGATGGTCAAatctgcaaagaaagaatCAGACAGAAATTTTTAAAGGACCTAACAACCACTGACGTTTAG